The following are from one region of the Anguilla rostrata isolate EN2019 chromosome 7, ASM1855537v3, whole genome shotgun sequence genome:
- the tmem60 gene encoding transmembrane protein 60, with protein MRMSLAQRVLLTWIFTLFFLIMLVLKLDEKVHWNWFLIFLPVWIFDAILLLMLVVKMAGRCKPGYDPRNGSQDLRKKAWYLVAMLLKLAFCLTLCARLEQLTEIKLTIVCIPLWALLIGAMAELGYNIFPDRRD; from the coding sequence atgagaatgtCCCTAGCACAGAGAGTACTGCTTACATGGATCTTCACCCTGTTCTTCCTCATTATGCTGGTGCTGAAGCTGGATGAGAAGGtccactggaactggttcctcatcttcctccctgTCTGGATCTTCGACgccatcctcctcctcatgctcGTGGTGAAAATGGCCGGGCGCTGCAAGCCGGGCTACGACCCGCGCAACGGCTCTCAGGACTTGCGAAAGAAGGCCTGGTACCTGGTGGCCATGCTGCTGAAGCTGGCCTTCTGCCTCACGCTGTGTGCCAGGCTGGAGCAGCTCACGGAGATCAAGTTGACCATCGTCTGCATCCCCCTCTGGGCCCTCCTGATAGGAGCCATGGCGGAGCTGGGTTATAACATCTTCCCAGACAGGAGAGACTGA